In the genome of Armatimonadota bacterium, the window CGAGTCGTTTCATATCTCGGCCATATCCGAAAATCTGATCTCGATATCGATAAACATGAATAGTCCATCCCAACTGCTCAATCTCAGTGCGCAATTCTTGTAATGAGGCGAAGTTTTTTGATGGTGCTAGCATCAAGCTAACGCGCTCATCTGGCAAGTTCACTCTGAAGACATTTACATAGAGCCCTGGCTCCAGCAAGATCGTGTTCATTTAGTCAGCCTCCTGATAGCCTAATACTCAAGCTGTATTCTCCCTGCTTACTCCCTCGTTCATTCTATTCTTTTCAGCTTCTCTAGATCGATCTGGTAATGCTCAATCCTCACGATGGGCTCCCAATTCAGGCGGACGGGGTCCTGGACGGCGATGAGGCGCGGGCGGGTGGCGCAGTCGAAGACCACGTAGAGCCAGTAGTCCGCCCTCAGCCGTTCGGCCGTTTTGTATTCGTTGGGCGTGAGGGCCACCGGCCCCACGCCGGCCCGGCCCTTGACCTCGATGAAGCGGACGTGGCCGCTTTCCGGGTGCCGGGACAGGATGTCAAAACCGCGATCCTCGGCGGAGACGTCCTCGGGCTCCCAGCCCCGCTCCCGCTCATAGCGCATGGCTTCCTCCATCGCAATGCGCTCGATTTCCTCGTCCCGCACCATGGGCGCGAACTCTTCGCGCTCGGGATGGGGCAGGACCAGGGCCGAGCCGATATGGGTGAGGTCGGCGATGGCCAGCTCCCGCTCCCGCCGGAGCTCCTCCCGCCGCCGCTCCAGCCGCGCGTTCAGCTCCTCCAGCCGCCGCTCCGCCTCGCTCAAGGCCAGCGTCACGTCCTCCCCATGCTGCTGCCGCTCCAGAAGCTCGGCGATCTGCCGCTGCTGCCGGTCGATGAGGGTGAGCAGGCTCACCTCCACGTGGCGGGCGATGGTCTCCAGCTCCTTCTGTCGCTCCTGCTGGACCTTCCCCAGGAAAGACTGAAGCCCGCTCTCCAGCAGGAAGCGCTCCACTTCGTTCCGGTCGACCGGGAAGATGGGCGGCGGATCCGCCGTTCCCGGCATTACCGGAATGAGGTCCAGAAAGAGCGTCGGCTGACGCAGGCGCATCTCCCCCGAAGGCCCCACCTCCACTACGAAGAGCTGGCGGTGCAGGATGTTGCCCCGTCCGTCTGCGACGGAGGCCGCATACACCTCCAGCCGGGCCGGCGCCGTCCGATGCAGGTCATAGAACACGGCGCCCCGTCTCAGGTCTGTCTGCGCCTTCTCCCACACCTCCTCCCGAACGGCCTCGAAGAGCGGATGCCCGGGGGTCACCCACTCCAGCGTGGGGTCCTCGGTCAGGCGCTGTTTGTTGAAGGTGATCCGCCGGTACTCCCGCCCCAGGGGACCGAAGCGGGGCTCCAGACGCTCCCCTACGAGCTGCAGGTGGCGGGGGATGCGCCCTACGGTGTAAACGCCGTTGCGGCCCTTCGGCGTGGGAAGGCCGGCGATGGGAGCCGCCTGCAGGAAGAAGGTCTCCACCACCTCCGGCACCAGCCGCCGCTCCTTGGCCTCGGCCGTCCGTCCCAGGATCGCCGACAGGTTCAGCTCTCTCTTGGCCAGCCCTTCCAGCGTGGACTGGCAGATGCGAGCGAAGCGTTCCCGGTCCAGGTCCTGGACGAGGCGCTCGAGGGCCGCCTGCGGAGTGAGGCGCCCGGCGTAGAGGTCCCGGAACAGCCGCTCCAAGTAGTTGGCCGGGATGACCTCGCCGACCACGTCGAAGACCTGGTCGCTGCCCAGCTCCCGACGGATCTCCCGAAGCCGCTCCAGGAGGCGCTCCAGGACCTGCCCCTCCCGGGTGTTGGCGGCCACGAAGTTGAAGATCAGGCAGTCCCGCTCCTGGCCGTAGCGGTGGATGCGCCCCATGCGTTGCTCCAGTCGCATGGGGTTCCAGGGGATGTCGTAGTTGATCATCAGCCAGCAGAACTGGAGGTTGATACCTTCCCCGGCGGCCTCCGTGGCCACCATGATCTGGGCCTCTTCCCGGAACTCCCGCTCGGCGTAGAGCCGGGTGCCCGGCGTGTCCCGGTCGCCGATCTTCATGCCGCCGTGGATCTGGGTAACCCGGAAGCCCCACCGGCGGAGGGTGACCACCAGGTAGTCCAGGGTTTCCTTGAACTCCGTGAAGATGAGGAGCTTGGTGCGGGGGTCCTCAAAGAGCCCCTGTTCGGTGAGCACCTGGCGCAGCTTGGCCAGCTTGGAGGAAACTTCCCGCTCCTCCAGAGCCCGGGCCTGCTGCACCAGCGCCCGCAGGGCCTGGCTTTCCTGTCGGATCTCCCAGGATTCGGAGGGGAGAGAGGCCTCTTCCACCTCCTCCTCGACCCGGATCGCTTCCTCCTCAGGCAGCTCATCCAGATCCTCCAGACGGGAGAGGTCCACGGCGACCTCTGGCCGGGGGCGGCGCAGGCGGTCTTCCAGCTTCTCCAGGCGCCGCTCCAGGCTCCGGCGGACGGCGTGGAGGCTGGAGGCGAAGCGCCGCTGATACATGGCCATGGTGAACCCGAGGGCCCGCCCACGGGCGGAAGGGTCGGCGGCGGCGCGGATGGACTGCTCCTGCACATAGCGGGTCAGGGCCTCGTAGAAGGCGAACTCCGGGCCGTCCAGCTCGAAGCGGACGGTGCGTACCTCCCGGTTCGTGAACAGCCGGCGGACCTTCCCCGTTTCGGGGTCGGGGAAGGTGATGAGCGCCTCTTTGGTCCGGCGGAGATAGAACGGCGCGTGGTTGCGCCGGATGGCCTCCTCCAGGCTGCGGACGTCTGCGTATACATCCCTATCCAGAAGCTGGAGGAAGAGGCAGAAGTTCACCGGATCGCCCTTATGGGGCGTACCGGTGAGGAGAAGGAAATGATGCGTCCGCTGGGAGAGCAGCTCGCCGAGCTTATAGCGCTCCGTCTTATGCTCCGGGTCGCTGGCGCTCATCCGGTGGGCTTCGTCGACGATGACCAGGTCCCAGGTGGTGCGCTGGAGGCTCCCGAGCACGTCCTCGCGCTTGGCGAAGTCAACGGAGGTGATGACCTGGGGCCTGTCCTGCCAGGGGTTGACCCCGTAGGCATATTTCAGGTCCACGCCGCGGACGATATCAAACCGCTCCCGGAAGCGGTCGCGCAGCTCCCGCTGCCACTGGAACATCAGGTTGGCAGGCGTGACGATCAGGGTGCGGGAGACCAGCCCGCGCAGCTTGAGCTCCTTGAGGAGCAGGCCGGCCATGATGGTCTTTCCGGCGCCGGCATCGTCGGCCAGCAGGAAGCGAATGCGGGGCAGCGGCAGGATGTAGTGATAGACCGCCTCCAGCTGATGAGGCAGCGGGTCCACGCGGGCGATGGAGAGGGAAAAATACGGGTCGTAGTCGTAGGCCAGCCCCAGGCGGGCCGCTTCCACCCCCAGTCGGAAGCGGTGGGCGTCGCCGTCGAACGGCGCTTCGGCAGGGATGATCCGCAGCCGACCGACCTGCTCCGGGGTCAGGAGACGCTCGTGGTATTGCCGGGTGCGAAGCCCCTGCCCGCCCACCCGGAGATTCGGGCCGAAGGGCTGCACGAGCAGAATCCGGATAGGTTCTGGGAAAACTTCCCCTTCCACGATGGCGCCGGATTGAAGATCGTTTTCCATCGGCCTCGCCTCACGAAATGAACTTTACTCTTTCAATTTCCCGGCTCCTCGAAAAAGGGCCCCGGTAGAGACCCTGATCTGCTCGGATTCGTGAGCGACATCCTCGTCCCTTTCCTTTACGTCTGCGTCGCGGTCGAGGCGGGGCTGGAAGTTTCCCGAACACTTGATACATACGGTCAGTCCACGTAAATCATCTGAACCCTGCCTGCCAAGTCGCGCCCGTGGTTCGGATCAGGGTGGTGATGCTTCCTTCCTCTCGGCATCTGGGCCACCCCTCGAGTCAAGGAACAGCAAGGCCCCGTGGCCGTCGAAGCTCCAGGGGCGGCCGGCTTCGACCACCTCCAGGCGCGGTTCGTCGTCCCGGTACAGGAGGACGTTGCCCACCCGGCCCGCGGGATCCTTGTAGGTGAGCTCCAGGGCGTCGGTGCCGAACCACTGGACGTTCACCACGGTGACCGCGGTGCCCGGGAGGACGCCGCGGACCGTCGCTTGCGGCCTGAGGTCTTCCAGCCTCACACCCACCCCGCTGGAGACGGAGGCATGCGGAATGCCCCGTCTCACCGTGCCCCGAGCTCCCCCACGGAGCCCGGGCACTCCCGGACCGGCTTTGGTGCTAAAATAGGCGAACATGTGCACGCGGTCAAGGCGCGGGCACATGCCTCGCCTCCTGCTGGCGCCCCAAACCCTCCGCAGGTGCCGCGGACTCACGACCCCGTAGGGGTACTCAGGTGGTGCCGGGAAGGTATACCCGCTTCCTGCGCGGTTCTCCGCTGGTGCCTGGGGAGGGAGTCGAACCCCCGACACGGGGATTTTCAGCCCTACCAGAGACGTTGCACACCGTCCCCTTGTATCTCATACGCTACATTAACGCGCACCAAGATGTATACCACATCTCGCGGAGTTGCACGAATGATCATCCAATGGCTGCACGTTTGGCTGCACGCCTCCAGGGTGGTCCGCCCCGTGGTCCCGCCTGTGCGCGCAGGTGTAGGTGCGCGTGTGCGGCCCTGCGGCGCGTGAAAAAGACCGCGCCCCGGGGTCGCGCGCGCACCCTCCTGATTTGCCGAGATAAAAAGAACCGCCGCGGGTTACTCTAAAGGTGATGGACGGGAGCGTGACCACCGGGCAGATCGCGTGGCATCTAGGCGTCAGCCGCAGGACCGCACTGAAGTGGGTCAAGATGCTTGCCGGGTTGTTTCCGGATCTCGTGACTGTGGATCGCGGGGCCTACAGGTTGAAAGAGGACCCGGGGATTGCACTGCTGTGTGCCCTGCGGGACCACCCCCGGGAGTGTGCGTCCGCGCTCCGTGCTGCTCGGCTCGTGGGGCTGACCCCGACACCACATGACCTGATCCTCGCGGCCGTGTGGGGACACTACCTGCATGGCCTATACCACCGCCTCCGCGCAACCTATCCGGGGCGCCCCGTCACGTGCCGGGTCCTCGACCTGCACGCACGTCGCGAGTACATCGTCCACCTCGGAGCCAGCCGCCCACCCCGAAGGCCCCCGACGAGGGCTCTCATCGAGAAGTTGACGCAGATGTGCACCCGCTGGTCCCACAGAACCCGCCCCTACCACCGACTCGCAGGAATCTATGCGATCGCGGAGCGCCTTGAGATGGGCAAGTTGAAGCGCGCCAGGGTCTTGTTTGGGTGGAAGTTCACCCAGCGGGGCAGCCGGTGGTCCAAAAGGGAGAGGTGGTTGTACCGCCACGGGCTGCTCCCCCCGAACTTCCGCTCCCATCCCCACTCTCCATCTCCCGGCCACCCGCTGTGGGGGAGCAGAAAGAGACGGGATTACTTCGGGGCGCGCCGAACTTAAGAACCTCTCCCCTTGCTATCCAACAAGACCCCCCGGAATTTCTCATGCAACGCATGCGGCATGCAGGGGCACAGGTTCCCGCGGAAGGCAGCCACCTTTCCTTCCCTCTTCCCCAGGACAACCCCGATCCAGGGGCGCGGGTTGTGGGGGTCCAGACGTAGTTGGACTGCGCACAGGGGGGATGGGCACGCCAGAAAGTACCACGAAGCGCCTTTCCACTGTCCGGGGATGAACAGGCGCGGCTGAGCCTCAACAAGATCTGACAGGACCCGGCCGATCTCCATGGGCAACGGGTACCACTCCCGCGGGACCTCCGCCGGGGCACCGACGATCACCTCACGCTCTCCGAGGCAACTACCGCCGAGTTCCCACGGTTCAAACACCGGCTCGAGGGTCAGCACCGGGACCGTGATGTTGATGAACCTGGGGGGCGGAGGGGTGAGGGCCTTCTCACTGCCGGACGCCCCTGCTGCCCTGCGTCGCCGTGGTTGCACCCGGAGAGAAGCGACAATGATGCGTTTGTTCACATTTGAAGGTTAACACGGGTGCCCGGACCCGCAACGGAGCCTGCCCCTCCTTGCCTACGATGTGGCCCCCACGAGACGCTGTGGAACGGAGGTGAGCAAAATGCGAGAGCAGCCCCGGCCGGTGGAGCTGTTGACTGTCGAGCAGCTTGCGTCTGCCCTACGGATCAGCAAGGCGACCGCGTACCGTCTGATCGCGCGGGGCTTGGTGCGCGGTGTGCGCCTCAGCCCGCGGTGCCTGCGGATCCCGGCGTCCGAGGTTTTGAGGTTGATCCGGGAGGCCACGGGCGGTCTCGAGGGGGATGACGGGGATGATTGACCGCGATGAGGTCCTCCGTGGCCTGAGCACCCTTCATCCGGACGGAGGTGCGGTTGAGGTTCGGGCGTTGGGACCATGGCGCGGGGTTGTTGCGGGCTATTTCAACAACCGCACCGCACTCGTGGCCGCGGTTGAAGAACTTGACCGCCGTGGTGCGCATGGGATCTACATCACGTTGAACCAGATCAATCCGGCTCTGCTCGCACGTTGCGCGAACCGGCTGAATTGGGGCGGAGGCGAAGTGCCACTCACATCCGATGCCGACGTTCTGCGCCGTCGGTGGATCCTCTTTGACTTGGACCCTGCGCGACCGGGCGGTGTTGCTGCAACAGGCTTCGAGCACGATGCGGCCCTGCACCGGGCCGAGGAGGTCCGGGAGTGGCTCCGCGAGCAGGGCTGGCCCGAGCCCGTGGTGGTGGATAGCGGCAATGGCGCCTACCTGCTGTACCGGGTTGACCTCCCGAACGACGCGGCCTCCACCGAGTTGGTGCGCGCGGTCCTGGCCGCAGTTGACCTCCACTTTACGGACGGGGCGACCCTCGTGGACACGAAGACGTTCAACGCGGGCCGCATCGTCCGCCTGCCGGGAACCACGAACCGCAAGGGCGATCCTACTCCGGACCGGCCACACCGTATGTGCAGGATCCTGCACGTACCAGAGCCGGTGCAGGTGGTGCCCGAGGAGGCCCTGCGTGCGGTTGCGGCTCTAGCACCTGCGGAGCCTCGTGTGGAGGACCGCAGGCAGAACCGTGGAGATCCGAAGGAGCGGGTGGAGCGGGTCATTGCTGCGCTCAACCTGGAGGTGGCTCGCAGCGGGCCGTGGGGTGGCGGTGGTTGGAAATGGGTGTTTCGCAACTGCCCGTGGGAGCCGGAGTTGCACCGGGATCGGGCCGCCTACATCGTCGTCCTCCCGAGCGGCGCGATCACGGCGGGTTGTCACCACCTCGGGTGTTCGAGCCGAGGGTGGAAGGACCTCTTGGCGTTGCTGCCCGAGGGGGATCGTCCGCGGGAATCGGTGGAGCCGGAATCCACGGGGCCGGCGAAGGTCAAGCCGGTCTTCCGGCCGGTCACGGAACTCGAAGCCCCGCCCGTTCAATGGGTTTGTGAGCCTCTCGTGCCCGCTGGTGCGTTGACACTGCTGGGGGGGAAGGACAAGAGAGGAAAGACACTGTTGGCCCTTGAACTCGCACGTTCGGTGCTCTCCGGAGAGCCGTTCCTCGGGGTGTTCCCGGTACAGACCGGGGCGGTGGTGGCCGTCCTCCTAGACGACCCGCTCAATATTACGCTTGACCGCCTCGAGGAGATGGGTATTCGTAGGCACCCCCACCTTTTCCTTCTCGACCTGCGAGACAATCCTGATCCACGCGACGCCCTGGGCGCGATGGAGGAAGCCGTGCTCTCCATGAAGCCAGCCCTGGCAATCTGGGATGCGTTGTTCCACTT includes:
- a CDS encoding DUF3883 domain-containing protein; translation: MENDLQSGAIVEGEVFPEPIRILLVQPFGPNLRVGGQGLRTRQYHERLLTPEQVGRLRIIPAEAPFDGDAHRFRLGVEAARLGLAYDYDPYFSLSIARVDPLPHQLEAVYHYILPLPRIRFLLADDAGAGKTIMAGLLLKELKLRGLVSRTLIVTPANLMFQWQRELRDRFRERFDIVRGVDLKYAYGVNPWQDRPQVITSVDFAKREDVLGSLQRTTWDLVIVDEAHRMSASDPEHKTERYKLGELLSQRTHHFLLLTGTPHKGDPVNFCLFLQLLDRDVYADVRSLEEAIRRNHAPFYLRRTKEALITFPDPETGKVRRLFTNREVRTVRFELDGPEFAFYEALTRYVQEQSIRAAADPSARGRALGFTMAMYQRRFASSLHAVRRSLERRLEKLEDRLRRPRPEVAVDLSRLEDLDELPEEEAIRVEEEVEEASLPSESWEIRQESQALRALVQQARALEEREVSSKLAKLRQVLTEQGLFEDPRTKLLIFTEFKETLDYLVVTLRRWGFRVTQIHGGMKIGDRDTPGTRLYAEREFREEAQIMVATEAAGEGINLQFCWLMINYDIPWNPMRLEQRMGRIHRYGQERDCLIFNFVAANTREGQVLERLLERLREIRRELGSDQVFDVVGEVIPANYLERLFRDLYAGRLTPQAALERLVQDLDRERFARICQSTLEGLAKRELNLSAILGRTAEAKERRLVPEVVETFFLQAAPIAGLPTPKGRNGVYTVGRIPRHLQLVGERLEPRFGPLGREYRRITFNKQRLTEDPTLEWVTPGHPLFEAVREEVWEKAQTDLRRGAVFYDLHRTAPARLEVYAASVADGRGNILHRQLFVVEVGPSGEMRLRQPTLFLDLIPVMPGTADPPPIFPVDRNEVERFLLESGLQSFLGKVQQERQKELETIARHVEVSLLTLIDRQQRQIAELLERQQHGEDVTLALSEAERRLEELNARLERRREELRRERELAIADLTHIGSALVLPHPEREEFAPMVRDEEIERIAMEEAMRYERERGWEPEDVSAEDRGFDILSRHPESGHVRFIEVKGRAGVGPVALTPNEYKTAERLRADYWLYVVFDCATRPRLIAVQDPVRLNWEPIVRIEHYQIDLEKLKRIE
- a CDS encoding helix-turn-helix domain-containing protein gives rise to the protein MREQPRPVELLTVEQLASALRISKATAYRLIARGLVRGVRLSPRCLRIPASEVLRLIREATGGLEGDDGDD